From a single bacterium genomic region:
- a CDS encoding YggS family pyridoxal phosphate-dependent enzyme: AKEMALYKHIRLTGLMTVAAFLPDPQEVRPCFRLLRTLRDELQRQGVPLVHLSMGMSNDFEQAIEEGATLVRLGRALFGERT; this comes from the coding sequence CGCCAAAGAAATGGCGCTTTATAAACATATTCGGCTGACCGGTCTGATGACCGTGGCGGCTTTTTTACCTGATCCGCAAGAGGTGCGACCCTGTTTTCGCCTCCTGCGTACTTTGCGGGATGAGTTGCAGCGCCAGGGAGTGCCGCTGGTGCATCTGTCGATGGGGATGTCCAATGATTTTGAGCAGGCCATTGAAGAGGGCGCGACGCTGGTTCGACTGGGTCGAGCGCTGTTTGGGGAGCGAACCTAA